From a region of the Sphingopyxis sp. YR583 genome:
- a CDS encoding TonB-dependent receptor domain-containing protein, protein MTAAPFVLGAAMISIPAYAQDADVADDAGADTIVVTGSRIARPDLSSSVPVSVIGQEQIQQTGAANIQDVLNELPSVGQNISRTSSNFSTTGNGIATVNLRNLGSARTLVLVNGRRFVAGLPGTSVVDLNTIPTDLIKDVQVVTGGASAVYGSEAIAGVVNFILDDKFEGIRFHGQGTISDEGDAGRYLASLTAGTAFADGRGHIVVNGSYDRDNGLRSRNRGFSANDVPNRSSFAQQGLFSPDGSFAPGGATFTYGPGNVLKPYEGANIDGYDRNQDRYLGVPVERYLVTGLASYELSDNATLFFEGSYAKSKSRSSLEPQAVADTDLVNADGTPYAGIPITNPFIPTAIRDAMIAEGVTSLPFRRRSNDIFDRSNKNDRETWRAVAGLRGSFAEKFDYELYYGHGETKDYTRSGTIFGPQYVNALNAVAGPNGPVCSINVDANPNNNDAACVPINIFGFNTVSAAAADYVTRGGQLSEYRAKVKQDVFSASVSGEVFELPGGALSFATGFEYRRERSSEDFDDATNLGQTLGNLLTDTRGKYNVKEGFLEVVAPILSERPFFHYLGLEGAVRYSDYSTVGGVWSWKAGGEWAPIPDIRFRGIYSEATRAPNISELFSAQSETFPAIVDPCDQREGNGDGAPISVPGGSLSAACLAIPAIAAAANAGGFVYSTAQIQTINGFLGGNPNLREETAKTLTLGAVIQPRFVRGLSLTVDYYRIKLKNAIGIIGQQTSLDECMTGSGDALFCDNITRDATGRVTQVDAFNLNTGSFLVSGIDTQVKYSTTFGESGRFDLAAFWTHLLKQQQTSFPGGPTQKEVGQLDCYSCGRLGTGFRDKVNVSATVGWDNVSLNWRVNYLSSVVDDLTAAAPISTGAYWYHDAQLRFSLDDKKKYEFYLGVDNVFDKKPPRFGDTNPVTFPGAQTSATTYDLYGRLFYAGVDFRF, encoded by the coding sequence TTGACCGCCGCACCTTTCGTGCTTGGCGCTGCGATGATTTCGATCCCCGCCTATGCACAGGACGCCGACGTCGCTGATGACGCTGGCGCGGACACGATCGTCGTCACCGGCTCGCGCATCGCGCGCCCCGACCTCAGCTCGTCGGTTCCCGTTTCGGTCATCGGCCAGGAACAGATCCAGCAGACCGGCGCCGCCAACATCCAGGACGTGCTGAACGAACTGCCGTCGGTCGGCCAGAACATCAGCCGCACCTCGTCGAACTTCTCGACCACCGGCAACGGTATCGCCACCGTCAACCTGCGTAACCTGGGTTCGGCCCGCACGCTCGTTCTCGTCAACGGCCGTCGTTTCGTCGCCGGCCTGCCCGGCACGTCGGTCGTCGACCTCAACACCATCCCGACCGACCTGATCAAGGACGTCCAGGTCGTGACCGGCGGCGCGTCGGCGGTTTACGGTTCGGAAGCCATCGCGGGCGTCGTCAACTTCATCCTCGACGACAAGTTCGAAGGCATTCGTTTCCACGGACAGGGCACGATCAGCGACGAAGGCGACGCGGGTCGTTATCTCGCCAGCCTGACCGCGGGTACGGCGTTTGCCGACGGCCGCGGCCACATTGTCGTCAACGGCAGCTATGACCGCGACAACGGCTTGCGTTCGCGCAACCGCGGCTTCTCGGCGAACGACGTTCCGAACCGCAGCTCCTTCGCTCAGCAGGGTCTGTTCAGCCCCGACGGTTCGTTCGCCCCCGGCGGCGCAACCTTCACCTATGGCCCGGGCAATGTCCTGAAGCCGTATGAAGGCGCAAACATCGACGGTTACGACCGTAACCAGGATCGCTACCTTGGCGTTCCGGTCGAGCGTTATCTCGTCACCGGCCTCGCCAGCTACGAACTGTCGGACAACGCGACGCTGTTCTTCGAAGGCAGCTATGCCAAGAGCAAGTCGCGTTCGAGCCTCGAGCCGCAGGCGGTTGCCGATACCGACCTCGTCAACGCCGACGGCACGCCCTATGCGGGCATTCCCATCACGAACCCGTTTATCCCGACGGCAATTCGCGATGCGATGATTGCAGAAGGCGTCACCTCGCTGCCGTTCCGTCGCCGTTCGAACGATATCTTCGATCGCAGCAACAAGAACGACCGCGAAACCTGGCGCGCCGTTGCCGGCCTGCGTGGCAGCTTTGCCGAAAAGTTCGACTATGAACTTTATTACGGCCATGGCGAAACCAAGGATTACACCCGTTCGGGAACGATCTTTGGCCCGCAATATGTCAACGCGCTGAACGCTGTCGCCGGTCCGAACGGCCCGGTTTGCAGCATCAACGTCGATGCCAATCCGAACAACAATGACGCGGCTTGCGTGCCGATCAACATCTTCGGCTTCAACACGGTTTCGGCCGCTGCTGCCGATTATGTGACCCGTGGCGGTCAGCTGTCGGAATATCGCGCCAAGGTGAAGCAGGACGTCTTCTCGGCGTCGGTTTCGGGCGAAGTGTTCGAGCTTCCGGGCGGTGCCCTGAGCTTTGCAACCGGCTTTGAATATCGCCGCGAACGCAGCAGCGAAGATTTCGACGATGCGACCAACCTCGGCCAGACGCTCGGCAACCTGCTGACCGACACCCGCGGCAAGTATAATGTGAAGGAAGGCTTCCTCGAAGTCGTCGCGCCGATCCTTTCGGAGCGTCCCTTCTTCCATTATCTCGGCCTCGAAGGCGCCGTTCGCTATTCCGACTATTCGACGGTCGGCGGTGTGTGGAGCTGGAAGGCTGGCGGCGAATGGGCCCCGATCCCGGATATCCGTTTCCGCGGTATCTATTCGGAAGCCACCCGCGCGCCGAACATCTCGGAACTCTTCTCGGCTCAGAGCGAAACCTTCCCCGCGATTGTCGACCCGTGCGACCAGCGCGAAGGCAATGGCGACGGTGCGCCGATCTCGGTTCCCGGTGGCAGCCTGTCGGCGGCATGCTTGGCCATTCCGGCTATCGCAGCGGCAGCCAATGCTGGCGGCTTCGTCTATTCGACGGCGCAGATCCAGACGATCAACGGCTTCCTGGGCGGCAACCCCAACCTGCGTGAAGAAACGGCAAAGACCCTGACGCTCGGTGCGGTGATCCAGCCGCGCTTCGTTCGCGGTCTCAGCCTGACGGTCGATTACTACCGTATCAAGCTGAAGAACGCGATCGGCATCATCGGTCAGCAGACGTCGCTCGACGAGTGCATGACCGGTAGCGGCGACGCGCTGTTCTGCGACAACATCACCCGCGACGCGACCGGCCGTGTCACCCAGGTTGACGCGTTCAACCTGAACACCGGTTCGTTCCTCGTTTCGGGTATCGATACGCAGGTCAAGTACAGCACGACCTTCGGCGAAAGCGGTCGTTTTGACCTGGCGGCCTTCTGGACGCACCTGCTCAAGCAGCAGCAGACGTCGTTCCCGGGCGGCCCGACGCAGAAGGAAGTCGGCCAGCTTGATTGCTACAGCTGTGGCCGTCTCGGCACCGGTTTCCGCGACAAGGTCAATGTTTCGGCAACGGTTGGCTGGGACAATGTCTCGCTCAACTGGCGCGTGAACTATCTGTCGTCGGTCGTCGACGACCTGACCGCCGCCGCGCCGATCAGCACGGGTGCCTATTGGTATCACGATGCGCAGCTGCGCTTCAGCCTCGACGACAAGAAGAAGTATGAGTTCTACCTGGGCGTCGACAATGTGTTCGACAAGAAGCCGCCGCGGTTCGGTGACACGAACCCTGTGACCTTCCCGGGTGCGCAGACTTCGGCAACGACCTACGACCTTTATGGCCGTCTGTTCTATGCCGGTGTGGACTTCCGCTTCTAA
- a CDS encoding N-acetylmuramoyl-L-alanine amidase: MSDFIERWSPNFDERALAVSMIVLHYTGMKSGAEALDWLANPEAKVSAHYVVAEDGQITHMVPEDKRAWHAGKSHWRGVSDINSASVGIEIVNPGHEWGYVPFPDAQVASVVRLVHLIKDRHAITRGNVVGHSDIAPTRKQDPGELFPWEELARRRLALPRPTKKLTDPLWTDAGFLLALERFGYDVTDGFAATVAFQRRFRPELIDGTIDGECRAILLALLLPQPEGASGKP; encoded by the coding sequence ATGAGCGATTTTATCGAACGCTGGTCCCCAAATTTCGACGAGCGCGCGCTGGCTGTATCGATGATCGTACTCCACTATACCGGTATGAAGAGCGGCGCTGAAGCCCTTGATTGGCTTGCCAATCCCGAAGCGAAAGTGTCGGCGCACTATGTCGTCGCCGAAGATGGCCAGATCACGCATATGGTTCCCGAGGACAAGCGCGCCTGGCACGCGGGCAAATCGCACTGGCGCGGGGTCAGCGACATCAATTCGGCGAGCGTCGGGATCGAGATCGTCAATCCCGGGCATGAATGGGGCTATGTGCCCTTTCCCGATGCGCAGGTCGCGTCGGTGGTGCGTCTGGTGCATCTGATCAAGGACCGTCACGCTATCACGCGTGGCAATGTGGTCGGCCATTCGGATATCGCGCCGACGCGCAAGCAGGATCCGGGCGAATTGTTTCCGTGGGAAGAACTCGCGCGCCGCCGCCTCGCACTGCCGCGCCCGACCAAGAAGCTCACCGATCCCCTATGGACCGACGCGGGGTTCCTGCTCGCGCTCGAACGCTTCGGTTATGACGTGACCGATGGATTTGCGGCGACGGTCGCTTTCCAGCGCCGTTTTCGTCCTGAACTGATCGATGGCACGATCGATGGCGAATGCCGCGCGATCCTTCTCGCACTGTTGCTGCCCCAGCCCGAAGGAGCGTCAGGCAAGCCTTAA
- a CDS encoding CheR family methyltransferase produces the protein MMGGTASESAYRVLMGVLESRTGQTLSPNRIWRIEMSLKPVMHRHGIADLDALVAALVTSNSRQLLDDTVDAMLNNETYFYREYSVFDEIAATALEQIREINKLRRRLTIWHCGVSTGQEAYSMAMLIAEQSAKWAGWQIDIVGTDVSYHAISRARVGLYSQFEIQRGLPVQRMVRWFDQTEGGWLAKADLRRRVDFSVQNMLTDRPPLGCPADLIFCRNLLLYFSAPMRQKAFARLRAMAAPQSFLVLGAGETVLGQTDQFVASPRLRGLYEPADQQVRRPPVSPSLAA, from the coding sequence ATGATGGGCGGGACGGCCAGCGAGTCGGCATACCGCGTCCTGATGGGGGTACTGGAATCGCGGACCGGGCAGACGCTGTCGCCGAACCGTATCTGGCGGATCGAAATGTCGCTAAAGCCCGTCATGCATCGCCACGGGATCGCCGATCTCGATGCGCTGGTTGCCGCGCTCGTGACGTCGAACAGCCGGCAGCTACTCGACGACACGGTCGATGCGATGCTGAACAACGAGACCTATTTTTATCGCGAATATAGCGTGTTCGACGAAATAGCGGCGACAGCGCTTGAGCAGATTCGCGAGATCAACAAGCTGCGCCGGCGGCTGACGATCTGGCATTGCGGCGTATCGACAGGGCAGGAAGCCTATTCGATGGCGATGCTGATCGCCGAGCAGAGTGCGAAATGGGCGGGCTGGCAGATCGATATCGTCGGCACCGATGTCAGCTATCACGCGATCTCCCGCGCGCGCGTCGGGCTTTACAGCCAGTTCGAGATCCAGCGCGGCCTGCCGGTGCAGCGTATGGTGCGCTGGTTCGATCAAACCGAAGGCGGCTGGCTCGCCAAGGCCGACCTGCGTCGCCGCGTCGATTTTTCGGTGCAGAATATGCTCACCGATCGGCCGCCGCTTGGCTGTCCCGCCGATCTGATATTCTGCCGCAACCTGCTTCTCTATTTTTCGGCACCGATGCGCCAGAAAGCCTTTGCGCGGCTCCGCGCGATGGCGGCGCCGCAGAGCTTCCTCGTCCTTGGTGCGGGCGAAACGGTCCTTGGGCAGACCGACCAGTTCGTCGCAAGCCCCCGTCTGCGCGGCCTGTACGAACCCGCCGACCAGCAGGTACGTCGCCCTCCGGTCTCTCCCTCGCTGGCCGCCTGA
- the cheB gene encoding chemotaxis-specific protein-glutamate methyltransferase CheB: MRVMLVDDSLVVRSILERIVDQRPGLEICASVASAHDALDYLAREPVDVVVLDIEMPGMNGIDALPHILERAEKARVLILSSNCVEGGPAAIDALALGASDTLAKPGRGSFSGRFAEVLTERIMTLGHRRDFPAPVPIAERPTPSPATLAIDTDQPIECIAVAASTGGIPAFANFLANLDPRITAPILLTQHLPDAFMEFYAKQIATMTTRRVRVAAAGMTVERGCIYLAPGDAHLIVVTSGRRAEIALDRRVMDNGCCPSADPMFDSVADVYGRGGVAVILSGMGRDGVIGAARLKDAGGTIFAQAPESCVIWGMPGAVAKAGIAAATLNPDAIALMLGSFLPGRRKP; this comes from the coding sequence GTGCGGGTGATGCTCGTCGACGACAGTCTTGTCGTCCGCAGTATCCTCGAACGCATTGTCGATCAGCGGCCGGGGCTCGAGATTTGCGCATCGGTCGCCTCGGCGCATGATGCGCTCGATTATCTGGCGCGCGAGCCGGTCGATGTTGTCGTGCTCGATATCGAAATGCCGGGGATGAACGGGATCGATGCGCTGCCCCATATATTGGAGCGCGCCGAAAAGGCGCGCGTGCTCATTCTTTCTTCGAATTGCGTCGAGGGCGGGCCAGCCGCGATCGACGCGCTCGCGCTCGGTGCCAGCGATACGCTCGCCAAACCCGGCCGCGGCAGTTTTTCGGGGCGTTTCGCCGAAGTCCTGACCGAGCGGATCATGACGCTGGGCCATCGGCGCGACTTCCCGGCGCCGGTCCCGATTGCCGAGCGGCCGACGCCTTCGCCCGCCACGCTCGCGATCGACACCGATCAGCCGATCGAATGTATCGCGGTGGCCGCATCGACGGGCGGCATCCCCGCCTTCGCCAATTTCCTGGCGAACCTCGATCCGCGGATCACGGCGCCGATCCTGCTGACCCAGCATCTGCCCGACGCTTTCATGGAATTTTACGCGAAGCAGATCGCGACGATGACGACGCGCCGCGTGCGGGTTGCAGCGGCAGGGATGACCGTCGAACGCGGCTGTATCTATCTTGCTCCGGGCGACGCGCACCTAATCGTCGTTACCAGCGGCCGCCGGGCCGAAATCGCGCTCGATCGCCGCGTCATGGATAATGGCTGCTGTCCGTCGGCCGACCCGATGTTCGATTCGGTCGCCGACGTCTATGGCAGAGGCGGCGTTGCCGTGATCTTGAGCGGCATGGGCCGTGACGGGGTGATCGGTGCGGCGCGGCTCAAGGACGCCGGCGGGACGATTTTCGCGCAAGCCCCCGAAAGCTGCGTGATCTGGGGAATGCCGGGGGCGGTCGCGAAGGCGGGCATCGCGGCGGCGACGCTCAACCCCGACGCAATCGCGCTGATGCTCGGCAGCTTCCTTCCCGGACGGCGCAAGCCATGA
- a CDS encoding response regulator → MSKSCLVVDDSKVIRKVARHILESMAFAVDEAADGQEALTFCRANRPDVILLDWNMPVMSGMEFLGAFNDLDYGHEERPRVVFCTTENSIDHIRAAIEAGADEYVMKPFDRETLEGKLQLVGIA, encoded by the coding sequence ATGTCGAAATCTTGTCTGGTGGTCGATGACAGCAAAGTCATTCGTAAGGTCGCGCGCCATATTCTTGAAAGTATGGCCTTTGCTGTCGACGAGGCGGCCGATGGGCAGGAGGCGCTGACCTTTTGCCGCGCCAATCGTCCCGACGTCATCCTGCTCGACTGGAATATGCCGGTGATGAGCGGAATGGAGTTTCTGGGGGCGTTCAACGACCTCGATTATGGGCATGAAGAGCGCCCGCGCGTCGTTTTCTGCACGACCGAAAACAGCATCGACCATATCCGCGCAGCGATCGAGGCCGGCGCGGACGAATATGTCATGAAGCCGTTCGACCGCGAAACGCTTGAAGGAAAGCTGCAGCTCGTCGGCATCGCCTGA
- a CDS encoding chemotaxis protein CheW produces the protein MMEKLYLIARIADTRVALRSRAINSVVTVGAPVEVPAAPPHVAGLFALRSRVFTLIDPHVVVGLPAVPVVPGQRVIVVDVAEHGYALLADEIEDVCFIEAPETRIAGKLLPGWARVADAMIEHEGASLLVVDPSHFITLPALKAA, from the coding sequence ATGATGGAAAAACTCTATCTGATCGCACGCATTGCCGACACGCGCGTCGCGCTGCGCAGCCGCGCAATCAATTCGGTCGTGACGGTTGGCGCGCCGGTCGAAGTGCCCGCCGCGCCGCCACATGTCGCGGGACTCTTTGCCCTGCGCAGCCGTGTTTTCACGCTGATCGATCCGCATGTCGTTGTCGGGCTGCCTGCGGTACCCGTCGTCCCGGGTCAGCGAGTGATCGTCGTCGATGTTGCGGAGCATGGCTATGCCCTGCTCGCGGACGAGATCGAGGACGTGTGTTTCATCGAGGCGCCCGAGACGCGCATTGCCGGAAAACTGCTACCCGGCTGGGCGCGCGTTGCCGATGCGATGATCGAGCATGAAGGTGCTTCGCTGCTTGTCGTCGACCCATCGCATTTTATCACGCTCCCGGCCTTAAAGGCGGCATGA
- a CDS encoding chemotaxis protein CheA codes for MDDLLNDFLAETAEILADAGGAIVAWEADPADRAQLDAIFRSVHTIKGSSGFLALPRVTALAHAAEDALDQVRRGNRVADAALVTGVLGILDRLSDLCAALGQKGDEPAGDDRDVIGALSDQDMPDNAPFEVAGVPLRREDDFGTDMQSWRSIRVPLPLLDSVMTGVTDIVLARNEFARMLRESGADLSVIASFDRLSDSIAGMRQSVSQMRMQRIDKLFAPLPRIVRDLAQEMGKKIAFQTSGGEVELDREMMENIRDPLIHIVRNAIDHGVESLEDRVAAGKDITATISVSARQSGNQIEIEVRDDGRGLSPDALMAKAIASRLLTATEARALGPKEKLDLIFRPGFSTAAKVTSISGRGVGMDIVKANVERIGGVVELRNEEGRGLTILLRVPMTLTIISGLMVRAAGQYFAIPRGAVREILLESGDTVRIDQLGGGELATVRGEQFPLLRLETILGRARDEADDSDDRALVIVRPGQGQSYALSVAAIHDHEELVIKPAAPMIMATGLYAGTTLPDNGRPVLLLDVQGLLATAAIDANEAGRSHNRAAEAEAEAEAARNAVQLLLFRDMNKRVRGVRLSVIERVEEVPTSALFESASRVQAKIGNDIFPVHAAALPDGEGTLKLLRLYDGQSVLCYPIAEVIDIVRLPDVVQPSAAPGLIAGVVLVGGDPVELIDPFWLMEQYAIDAPVSAQRQPLCRLADDHDGWGDNFLAPILRSAGYRVISGDDASGEMPDVLLYLTEDGAAANDANSSVPMIRLRTSVAATGPDDETVYRYDRQALLDALQRRVGGVGA; via the coding sequence ATGGACGATTTGCTGAATGACTTTCTCGCCGAAACGGCGGAAATCCTTGCCGATGCCGGCGGGGCCATCGTTGCATGGGAAGCCGACCCCGCCGACCGTGCGCAGCTCGATGCGATTTTTCGCTCGGTTCATACGATCAAGGGAAGCTCCGGTTTTCTGGCACTGCCGCGCGTCACGGCGCTGGCGCATGCCGCCGAGGACGCTCTTGACCAGGTCCGGCGCGGGAACCGCGTGGCGGACGCCGCACTGGTCACGGGCGTACTCGGCATTCTCGACCGCCTGAGCGACCTTTGCGCGGCGTTGGGACAGAAGGGCGATGAGCCCGCCGGCGACGATCGCGATGTGATCGGGGCGCTTTCCGATCAGGACATGCCAGATAACGCGCCGTTCGAGGTCGCCGGCGTTCCCCTTCGCCGCGAAGATGATTTCGGCACCGACATGCAAAGCTGGCGCTCGATCCGGGTGCCGCTTCCGCTGCTCGACAGCGTGATGACCGGCGTTACCGATATCGTTCTCGCGCGCAACGAATTCGCCCGGATGCTGAGGGAATCGGGCGCCGACCTGTCGGTCATCGCATCGTTCGACCGCCTGTCCGATTCCATCGCCGGGATGCGCCAGTCGGTCAGCCAGATGCGCATGCAGCGGATCGACAAATTGTTCGCGCCGCTCCCCCGCATCGTCCGCGACCTTGCGCAGGAGATGGGCAAGAAAATCGCGTTCCAGACGAGCGGCGGCGAGGTCGAGCTCGATCGCGAGATGATGGAGAATATCCGCGATCCGCTGATCCACATCGTCCGCAACGCGATCGACCATGGCGTCGAATCGCTCGAGGACCGGGTGGCGGCGGGCAAGGATATCACCGCGACGATATCGGTCTCGGCGCGCCAGTCGGGCAATCAGATCGAAATCGAGGTGCGCGACGACGGCCGCGGGCTTTCGCCCGATGCGCTGATGGCAAAGGCCATCGCCTCGCGCCTGCTGACCGCGACCGAAGCGCGGGCGCTCGGGCCCAAGGAAAAGCTCGACCTGATCTTCCGCCCCGGCTTTTCGACCGCCGCGAAGGTCACCTCGATCTCGGGACGCGGGGTCGGCATGGATATCGTGAAGGCGAATGTCGAGAGGATCGGCGGCGTCGTCGAACTGCGCAACGAAGAGGGCAGGGGGCTGACGATCCTGCTTCGCGTCCCAATGACGCTGACGATCATTTCGGGGCTGATGGTGCGCGCGGCGGGGCAATATTTTGCGATTCCGCGCGGTGCGGTGCGCGAAATCCTGCTCGAAAGCGGCGATACGGTGCGGATCGACCAACTTGGCGGCGGCGAACTCGCGACCGTGCGCGGCGAACAATTCCCGCTCCTGCGCCTCGAGACTATATTGGGCCGCGCGCGCGACGAAGCCGACGACAGCGACGACCGCGCGCTGGTGATCGTCCGTCCGGGGCAGGGCCAAAGCTATGCGCTCAGCGTCGCGGCGATCCATGATCACGAGGAACTGGTGATCAAGCCCGCAGCACCGATGATCATGGCGACCGGGCTCTACGCCGGCACGACGCTGCCGGACAATGGCCGGCCGGTGTTGTTGCTCGACGTCCAGGGTCTGCTGGCGACGGCCGCGATCGACGCCAACGAAGCGGGCCGCAGCCACAACAGGGCGGCCGAGGCTGAAGCCGAAGCCGAAGCTGCGCGTAATGCCGTGCAGCTCCTGCTGTTCCGCGATATGAACAAAAGGGTCCGCGGCGTCCGCCTGTCGGTCATCGAACGCGTCGAGGAAGTCCCGACGTCGGCGTTGTTCGAAAGCGCGAGCAGGGTACAGGCCAAGATCGGCAACGATATTTTCCCTGTTCATGCGGCGGCGCTTCCGGACGGCGAGGGGACGCTCAAGCTCCTTCGCCTCTACGACGGCCAGTCGGTGCTCTGCTATCCGATCGCCGAGGTGATCGACATCGTTCGCTTGCCCGATGTCGTACAGCCGTCTGCGGCGCCTGGCCTCATCGCCGGCGTCGTACTCGTCGGCGGCGATCCGGTGGAACTGATCGATCCCTTCTGGCTGATGGAGCAATATGCCATCGATGCACCCGTGTCCGCGCAGCGTCAGCCGCTCTGCCGCCTTGCCGACGACCATGACGGCTGGGGCGACAATTTCCTCGCGCCGATCTTGCGAAGCGCCGGCTACCGGGTGATTTCGGGCGACGATGCGTCAGGCGAGATGCCCGATGTCTTGCTGTACCTTACCGAGGACGGCGCGGCCGCCAACGACGCGAACAGCTCGGTGCCCATGATCCGCCTGCGCACGTCGGTCGCGGCAACCGGGCCCGACGACGAAACCGTCTATCGCTATGATCGTCAGGCGCTGCTCGACGCGCTGCAACGCCGCGTCGGGGGAGTGGGCGCATGA
- a CDS encoding histidine phosphotransferase family protein yields MSDDRVDFASMLASRLCHDLLSPVGAFANGLELLADEKDPAMRERCFELLEQSARTSANKLKFFRLAFGSAGGFGELVPADEAKSAIHGIIGDRAIELNWMIGTDPLPKPAVKIILNLSLLLVDALVRGGRLDIGCEKQGDAIEIALHVEAERIFLDADVERILAEGEGASPMTSRTAPAVLVQAVARQNDGTVMLARETPTSLLVGAVLRGRG; encoded by the coding sequence ATGTCCGACGATCGCGTCGATTTCGCCTCGATGCTGGCCTCGCGCCTGTGTCACGATCTTCTGAGCCCTGTCGGCGCCTTTGCCAACGGCCTCGAACTTCTCGCCGACGAGAAAGACCCCGCGATGCGCGAGCGTTGCTTCGAGCTGCTCGAACAGAGCGCGCGCACGTCGGCGAACAAGCTGAAGTTTTTCCGCCTCGCCTTTGGGTCGGCGGGCGGGTTCGGCGAGCTTGTCCCGGCGGACGAAGCGAAGTCCGCGATACATGGCATCATCGGCGACCGCGCGATCGAGCTCAACTGGATGATCGGGACCGATCCGCTGCCCAAGCCGGCGGTGAAGATCATCCTCAACCTGTCGCTGCTGCTCGTCGATGCGCTGGTGCGCGGCGGGCGGCTCGATATCGGTTGCGAAAAGCAGGGGGACGCGATCGAGATCGCGCTGCATGTCGAGGCAGAGCGCATCTTCCTCGACGCTGACGTCGAGCGCATCCTGGCCGAAGGCGAGGGCGCGAGCCCGATGACCTCGCGCACCGCGCCCGCGGTGCTGGTGCAGGCGGTGGCGCGGCAGAATGACGGGACGGTCATGCTCGCCCGCGAAACGCCGACTTCGCTGCTGGTCGGGGCCGTCCTGCGCGGCCGCGGGTAA
- a CDS encoding RluA family pseudouridine synthase, with the protein MQGEDDILTVALADSAAGLRLDRALAEALPNLSRERVKTLIKGGRVFDASGNILWDPSAKAAAPATIEVRLPVAAPAHNVAQDLDLVIAYEDEHLIVVDKPAGMVVHPAAGNLDGTMVNALLHHCAGQLSGIGGVARPGIVHRIDKDTSGLIVAAKHDKAHEGLAKQFAAHSIDRRYLAIATGRPVPANGTVDAALGRSSTNRKKMAVVAEGRGKHAITHYRTIEPLKNATLVECRLETGRTHQVRVHMAHIGHPLVGDPVYGRARKPLSDILRARNFVRQALHAAHLGFIHPVTGNDIALDSELPGDMRELIDELRV; encoded by the coding sequence ATGCAGGGGGAAGACGACATTTTGACCGTGGCGCTGGCGGACAGTGCGGCCGGGCTGCGGCTCGACCGGGCGCTGGCCGAAGCCCTCCCCAATCTTTCGCGCGAAAGAGTGAAGACGCTGATCAAGGGCGGCCGCGTCTTCGACGCGAGCGGCAATATCCTGTGGGATCCGTCGGCCAAGGCGGCCGCGCCGGCGACGATCGAGGTCCGCCTGCCCGTCGCCGCGCCCGCGCACAATGTCGCGCAGGATCTGGATCTCGTCATCGCCTATGAGGACGAGCATCTGATCGTCGTCGACAAGCCCGCGGGCATGGTCGTCCATCCGGCTGCGGGCAATCTCGACGGCACGATGGTCAACGCATTGCTCCATCATTGCGCGGGCCAGCTATCGGGGATCGGCGGCGTCGCGCGTCCCGGGATCGTCCATCGCATCGACAAGGATACGAGCGGGCTGATCGTCGCGGCAAAGCATGACAAGGCGCACGAAGGGCTCGCAAAGCAATTCGCCGCGCACAGCATCGACCGCCGCTATCTCGCGATCGCGACCGGGCGGCCGGTTCCCGCGAACGGCACCGTCGACGCGGCGCTCGGCCGGTCGAGCACGAACCGCAAGAAGATGGCGGTCGTCGCCGAAGGACGCGGCAAGCATGCGATCACCCACTACCGGACGATCGAGCCGCTGAAAAATGCGACGCTGGTCGAATGCAGGCTGGAAACCGGACGCACGCATCAGGTCCGCGTCCATATGGCGCATATCGGCCATCCGCTCGTCGGCGACCCCGTCTACGGCCGCGCACGTAAACCTTTGTCTGATATCCTTCGGGCGCGGAATTTCGTACGTCAGGCGTTGCACGCCGCCCATTTGGGTTTTATTCATCCGGTGACCGGTAACGACATCGCGCTCGACAGCGAACTCCCAGGCGACATGCGGGAACTGATCGATGAATTGCGCGTTTAG